In the Telopea speciosissima isolate NSW1024214 ecotype Mountain lineage chromosome 2, Tspe_v1, whole genome shotgun sequence genome, one interval contains:
- the LOC122650266 gene encoding transcription factor PIF4-like — translation MEGDLLPLGQQRKSMGPDHELVELLWRNGPVVLQSRTNRKPCLIANESKQVQKTDQSMLKGNGAFGNSSNLTQEDDTASWIQYPLEDSLEKDFYDFLYEFPTTNPPEVYKPFKQFEYVKFGVAEEKNVVVTNSSLRSQPPIFKQSNDPCLSENQMPPPRLQVPASTQQDPNLDEIGRVVNFPHFSKPIKTALGSVKGLIGEQGRENVTRGEVGDSSAMTIGSSHCSSNHIATEANLSRVSTKGVCVTGILPGPAKGNVRKVFAKCERALTGSLEPTVTSSSGGSGSSFGRAGKQSSSTPSNKRKSRDADESECLSEEAEFESAEANKAVQRTGSSRKSRAAEVHNLSERRRRDRINEKMRALQELIPHCNKSDKASMLDEAIEYLKSLQLQVQLMWMGSGMAPMMFPGVQHYMSRMGMGMGPPSLLSMHSPMQLPRVPIVDQAISASPTPNQSVMCQPQVLNPITFQNQMQNSNFPEQYAYYMGFHQHMQPAPQSMNMFGYGSQVVPPGHKMVPPITSGGPCNGGIPINNIQSHKLG, via the exons ATGGAAGGTGATCTCCTCCCTCTGGGACAGCAGAGGAAATCCATGGG GCCTGACCACGAGCTTGTAGAGCTCTTGTGGAGAAATGGGCCAGTAGTGTTACAAAGCCGAACAAATAGAAAACCATGTCTCATTGCTAATGAGTCTAAACAAGTTCAAAAGACTGATCAATCGATGCTCAAGGGAAATGGGGCTTTTGGAAATTCAAGTAATTTGACTCAAGAAGATGATACGGCATCGTGGATCCAATACCCACTTGAAGATTCTCTGGAAAAGGACTTCTATGATTTCCTCTATGAGTTTCCAACTACCAATCCCCCTGAGGTTTATAAGCCATTCAAGCAATTTGAATATGTTAAATTTGGTGTGGCTGAGGAGAAGAATGTGGTGGTCACTAATAGTTCACTGAGATCACAACCAcccattttcaaacaatcaaatGACCCTTGTTTATCTGAAAATCAAATGCCTCCTCCAAGATTGCAAGTTCCTGCTTCAACCCAGCAAGATCCTAACTTGGATGAGATTGGAAGAGTTGTAAACTTTCCCCATTTTTCAAAGCCAATCAAGACTGCCTTAGGATCGGTAAAAGGATTAATTGGAGAGCAAGGACGGGAAAATGTGACAAGGGGTGAGGTTGGAGACTCCTCAGCCATGACTATTGGTTCAAGCCACTGCAGCAGCAACCATATTGCAACTGAGGCTAATTTGAGTCGAGTTTCCACTAAAGGAGTTTGCGTGACTGGCATATTGCCTGGACCAGCCAAAGGGAATGTTAGAAAAGTGTTTGCTAAGTGTGAGAGAGCACTAACTGGTTCCCTTGAGCCAACTGTTACTTCGTCTTCCGGTGGATCTGGGAGCAGTTTTGGAAGAGCAGGCAAACAGTCTAGTAGCACTCCTAGTAACAAGAGAAAGAGCAGAGATGCTGATGAATCTGAGTGCCTAAGTGAG GAAGCAGAATTTGAATCAGCTGAGGCAAATAAGGCAGTTCAAAGAACTGGGTCTTCTCGCAAGAGCCGTGCTGCTGAGGTCCATAATCTGTCAGAGAGA AGGAGGAGGGACAGAATCAATGAGAAGATGAGGGCACTTCAAGAGCTTATACCACACTGTAACAAG TCGGACAAAGCATCCATGCTAGATGAGGCGATCGAGTACTTGAAGTCACTTCAGTTACAAGTTCAG TTAATGTGGATGGGGAGCGGAATGGCACCAATGATGTTTCCTGGTGTCCAACACTACATGTCACGAATGGGTATGGGAATGGGTCCACCTTCCTTGCTCTCTATGCACAGTCCAATGCAATTGCCAAGGGTCCCAATAGTTGATCAAGCAATATCTGCATCTCCCACACCAAACCAATCAGTGATGTGCCAACCCCAAGTCTTGAATCCAATTACTTTCCAAAACCAGATGCAAAATTCTAATTTCCCTGAACAGTATGCATACTACATGGGCTTCCACCAGCACATGCAACCTGCACCTCAG TCAATGAATATGTTTGGATATGGTTCTCAAGTGGTGCCCCCAGGCCATAAAATGGTTCCTCCCATCACTAGTGGTGGACCCTGCAATGGAGGAATTCCAATCAACAATATTCAAAGCCACAAACTTG GTTAA